Below is a window of Bordetella genomosp. 9 DNA.
ATCTGGCGTATCGCTTGTTCGAACGCCTCTACCGGCTGCCCGCCGCTGACCAGGTACTTACGGTTGAAGATGATCGCGGGCACGGCCTGGATGCCCAGGGCCACATATTCCTGCTCCTCGGCGCGCACCTCGTCCGTGTAGCGTCCGCTTTCCAGCACGTCGCGCGCACCTTCGCCATTCAGGCCAACCGAACGGGCTGCATCAACCAGGACGTCATGATTGCTGGGATCCTTTCCGTCCGAATGGTAAGCCTGCAACAGCGCCATCTTCAGCGGCAACTGCTTGCCCTCGATACCGGCCCAGTACAGCAACCGGTGTGCATCGAAAGTGTTATAGGCCCGCGTGCGTTCGCCAAAGCTGAACCCCACGCTCGCGCCACGCTCGCGGATCATCGCCTGCGACTCAGCGATCTGCTCGGGCGTGCGCCCGTACTTCCTGCCGAGATAGTCCACCAGGGCTTCGCCCCCAGGCTTCATATCCGGATTCAGCTCGAAAGGATGCATGACGATCCGCGCGTCCACCGTATCGCCCACGTTGGCCAGCGCCCGCTGCAGCGACGCCAGCCCGACCGCGCACCAGGGGCACGCCACATCGGATACGAAATCAATTTGCAGGGGTTGGGCCATGGTATCGCCTCTGAATGGGACCAGGATGAACGCGACTGACGAGGTCGACAAGGAACGGCTCGCCAGGACGACATCCGATAAAGCCTGGCGACATTGCCAGGACCGGCCCACCATCGTACCGCCATATCGCCCCGGGTTCATACGTGTGGTCAGACGCACATACTTGCGCGCCGCCCGATTGTTGGACTACAGCGGTATACGCTGGGCGGAGTGACACCACCGCGGAAGAAGCCCGAAATCCGCGCGGGTACGCGTCGCTAACTCGGCGTTACATCGTGCGGTCATCGTGTCCTGCTTCTTCGGACAGCCCCTCCACCGAGGCTATTCTCATTCAAGATTTCAGCACCAAAAGCGTAAGGTACGCCGCTATGAAGAAACACGTTGATCGACCAGACCACGACAATCCGGAATGGACGGACGAAACCACAGCGCGCGCTGTGCACATCGATGGTCTCCCAGAATCGCTTCAGCACAAGCTGCGGCGTACGCGTGGCCTGAACAAAGCACCCACGAAAGTCCGAGTCTCCATGCGGCTCTCGCCCAATGTTGGGGAGACGTTTCGCCCGAGAGGACACGGCTGGCAAACGCGTATCGATTGCGCACTGAGGAAATATCTTTGGAACGCAAACTGACTATCACCGCCCGCCACGATTGGGCTACCGCGATGCGTGAAGCCGGCGCGGCAGCCGCCGAGGGTATGAAGCGCGGTAAGTACCAGGGTGAAAAGCTGAACTTCGAAACACCCAGCGCCTTCTTCTCCCGCCTTACGTCGAACCGTTGGGCAATGCTCGCCGAGCTGCAGGGCGCTGGCAACGTCGGCGTGCGCGAACTCGCTCGCCGTCTAGGTCGTGACGTAAAACGTGTGCACGATGACGCTACCGCGCTGGTCGAACTGGGGCTGATCGAACGTTCAGAAGCCGGCGCATTGTCATGCCCGTACGCGGATATCCACGTCGATATGCATGTCTCTAGGCTTGCGGCATAGAACGAGAGCCAGAAACCAAAA
It encodes the following:
- a CDS encoding HVO_A0114 family putative DNA-binding protein — its product is MERKLTITARHDWATAMREAGAAAAEGMKRGKYQGEKLNFETPSAFFSRLTSNRWAMLAELQGAGNVGVRELARRLGRDVKRVHDDATALVELGLIERSEAGALSCPYADIHVDMHVSRLAA
- a CDS encoding BrnA antitoxin family protein, encoding MKKHVDRPDHDNPEWTDETTARAVHIDGLPESLQHKLRRTRGLNKAPTKVRVSMRLSPNVGETFRPRGHGWQTRIDCALRKYLWNAN
- a CDS encoding DsbA family oxidoreductase is translated as MAQPLQIDFVSDVACPWCAVGLASLQRALANVGDTVDARIVMHPFELNPDMKPGGEALVDYLGRKYGRTPEQIAESQAMIRERGASVGFSFGERTRAYNTFDAHRLLYWAGIEGKQLPLKMALLQAYHSDGKDPSNHDVLVDAARSVGLNGEGARDVLESGRYTDEVRAEEQEYVALGIQAVPAIIFNRKYLVSGGQPVEAFEQAIRQIAAEG